A portion of the Anoxybacillus gonensis genome contains these proteins:
- a CDS encoding GLUG motif-containing protein yields MLGVGTQSNPYIIQTPQDLHNVRNNLTAYYELGNDIDMSGWGNFTPIGTSSEKFMGNFNGKGYKIKNLTINSTTAYVGLFSFTENATIQNLAIENANVVGQNVNYVGILAGNITNSTIKNCYTTGNVSGQYGIGGLVGWHYSGLIENCFSHANTTGRGRVGGLVGNGATSNSLVNKCYSTGLVTVTPDPNLYNGGLVGSHVDSTKVTNSYFDINTSGQTISAGGTGKTTAEMKQQTTYVGWDFTNTWGINNDYPYLQIFGVPTAPPKKETITIQSYVNHIHSKTSKINKSTKQTQSFLNTIQTLSERHTSTKRTISSYTLPNATSVQKQNRTVRSVTQHVTSYMNPIDSIVERKTKTIQQLLSYINHIKSNVIAVAPIQNKIVNASVYVIENTSTVQFEDNLSNTYAIENPSVVEVI; encoded by the coding sequence ATGTTAGGTGTAGGAACACAATCGAATCCTTATATAATTCAAACACCGCAAGATTTACATAATGTAAGAAATAACCTAACTGCTTATTACGAACTAGGAAATGATATTGATATGTCGGGCTGGGGGAATTTTACTCCCATCGGCACATCTTCAGAAAAATTTATGGGAAATTTTAACGGTAAAGGATATAAAATTAAAAATCTCACAATAAATTCAACAACTGCATATGTCGGACTGTTTAGTTTTACTGAAAATGCAACTATTCAAAATTTAGCAATTGAAAATGCAAATGTTGTCGGTCAAAACGTGAATTACGTTGGTATTTTAGCAGGGAATATTACGAATAGCACAATAAAAAACTGCTATACAACAGGAAATGTATCGGGGCAATATGGAATAGGCGGATTAGTTGGATGGCATTACAGCGGATTAATTGAAAACTGCTTTTCTCATGCTAACACAACAGGAAGAGGGCGTGTTGGTGGTTTAGTTGGAAATGGTGCTACATCTAATTCACTTGTAAATAAATGTTACTCGACAGGTTTAGTAACAGTAACACCAGATCCTAATTTATACAATGGCGGTTTAGTTGGTTCTCATGTAGATTCAACAAAAGTTACAAATTCATATTTTGATATTAATACAAGTGGTCAAACAATTTCCGCAGGTGGCACAGGAAAAACAACTGCTGAAATGAAACAACAAACAACATATGTCGGATGGGATTTTACTAATACATGGGGAATAAATAATGATTATCCTTACTTGCAAATATTTGGAGTACCAACAGCACCACCGAAAAAAGAAACGATTACAATTCAATCATATGTGAATCATATTCATTCTAAAACATCTAAAATCAATAAATCAACGAAACAAACACAATCCTTTTTAAATACCATTCAGACGCTTTCAGAACGCCATACAAGCACGAAACGGACAATATCGAGTTATACACTACCAAATGCGACAAGCGTTCAGAAGCAAAATAGAACGGTTAGAAGTGTGACACAACATGTTACAAGTTATATGAATCCTATTGATTCAATCGTTGAACGCAAGACAAAGACAATACAACAATTACTTTCTTACATAAATCATATTAAATCTAATGTAATTGCAGTTGCACCAATACAAAACAAAATTGTAAATGCTTCTGTATATGTAATTGAAAATACTTCAACTGTACAGTTTGAAGATAATCTTTCTAATACATACGCAATCGAGAATCCTTCCGTTGTGGAGGTGATATGA
- a CDS encoding DUF5309 domain-containing protein yields MFKSTNFTQSELVNLSKEIAVVGVDYTPFTSLLLAKGNTEKATSTIYTWRERSLVHDEDISAVEGEDTTVFTESGRRELNNVLEIFKKGVSVSGTAIAMQSNQLNSEVSDRLLELKINLEKKLINGIKNDGSTTPFKRQMAGLIAFADPTNAVNVTGTVTEDHVKQVMRNLWNQDLAEGQYFALVNADIKEQIDNIYKDRYSYQHKTTNFGLVVDSIETNYGTVNIVLSKHVPADKMVVFNDAYIDLVYLREPAFEPLAKTGDSVKGQVIAEATLKVGSPKAVAVVTVA; encoded by the coding sequence ATGTTTAAATCTACTAACTTTACACAATCAGAATTAGTAAATCTTTCTAAAGAAATCGCTGTTGTGGGTGTAGATTATACACCTTTTACTTCTTTGCTTCTCGCAAAAGGAAATACTGAAAAAGCAACATCTACTATTTATACATGGCGTGAACGTTCTCTTGTTCATGACGAAGATATTTCAGCAGTTGAGGGCGAAGATACAACTGTATTTACCGAAAGCGGACGCAGAGAATTAAACAATGTTCTCGAAATCTTCAAAAAAGGCGTGAGTGTTTCTGGTACTGCTATCGCTATGCAATCTAATCAATTAAATAGCGAAGTAAGTGACCGTCTACTTGAATTAAAAATTAATTTAGAGAAAAAACTAATCAACGGAATTAAAAATGATGGTTCTACTACACCTTTCAAACGTCAAATGGCAGGATTAATTGCATTTGCAGATCCGACAAATGCAGTCAATGTGACTGGCACAGTAACAGAAGATCACGTAAAACAAGTAATGCGCAATCTTTGGAATCAAGACCTTGCCGAAGGTCAATATTTTGCATTAGTAAATGCTGATATCAAAGAACAAATTGATAACATCTATAAAGATCGTTATTCTTACCAGCATAAAACAACTAATTTCGGTCTTGTTGTTGATAGCATTGAAACAAATTATGGCACTGTAAACATTGTACTCTCTAAACATGTACCAGCCGACAAAATGGTTGTATTTAACGATGCGTATATCGATCTTGTATATCTCCGTGAACCTGCATTTGAACCACTTGCTAAAACAGGCGACAGCGTTAAAGGTCAAGTAATTGCAGAAGCCACTTTAAAAGTCGGCTCTCCGAAAGCAGTTGCGGTTGTTACAGTTGCTTAA
- a CDS encoding sigma-70 family RNA polymerase sigma factor — MKKKTLRDWIVEYRKNKEVMSDFIVEYVEKEKNELGQWDEIRYIRTQDKALNQIMKRIEARYCYRNAIDKKDMNEYFLNALYEIFEKVDIKRSPSEIISWAGEKMNFVVIEHIRTQYDTEILSENEIVYNTENEDEVNISDVQIYRDWLKDEDANTYKKFLKFVGGLENILSDAQFEIYTYIKSGKTQQEIAEKVNVSQQYISKTLNAALNRIKAEYLAFRTYKIIVKTNTYQTIKTFVKYTENILEHVIDDEAMLFTYIVNFLKENDEDDISIESAHENKRDINTTVIDALFDYMSEKDAKWFIERWKGEKEVKTQKDKQRFVRIVNKSFMQYLIKSKEALKEMSEHIVEKGKENYNDIIELIS; from the coding sequence ATGAAAAAGAAAACTTTACGTGATTGGATTGTTGAATATCGAAAAAATAAAGAGGTAATGAGTGATTTTATCGTTGAGTATGTAGAAAAAGAAAAAAATGAACTGGGGCAATGGGATGAAATAAGATATATTCGTACACAAGATAAAGCATTAAATCAGATTATGAAACGAATTGAAGCAAGATATTGCTATCGAAATGCGATTGACAAAAAGGATATGAATGAATATTTCTTGAACGCATTGTATGAAATATTTGAGAAAGTAGACATAAAAAGAAGCCCATCTGAAATCATCAGTTGGGCTGGAGAGAAAATGAATTTTGTTGTAATTGAACACATACGAACACAATACGATACAGAAATTCTATCAGAAAATGAAATTGTATACAATACTGAAAACGAAGATGAAGTGAATATTAGTGATGTACAGATATATCGTGATTGGCTAAAGGATGAAGATGCAAATACATACAAAAAATTTCTTAAGTTTGTAGGTGGGTTGGAAAATATTCTTTCTGACGCACAGTTTGAAATCTATACATATATAAAATCGGGGAAAACACAACAAGAAATTGCGGAAAAAGTGAATGTTTCACAACAATACATATCGAAAACTTTGAACGCAGCACTCAATCGGATTAAGGCAGAATATTTAGCATTTCGTACATATAAAATCATAGTTAAAACAAATACATATCAAACAATTAAAACGTTTGTGAAGTATACAGAAAATATTTTGGAACATGTGATTGATGATGAAGCAATGTTATTTACATATATAGTTAATTTCTTAAAAGAGAATGATGAAGATGATATTTCGATTGAATCGGCTCATGAGAATAAAAGGGATATAAATACTACTGTGATTGATGCGTTATTTGATTACATGAGTGAAAAGGATGCAAAATGGTTTATTGAAAGATGGAAAGGCGAGAAGGAAGTAAAAACGCAAAAAGATAAGCAACGATTCGTCCGTATTGTAAATAAATCGTTCATGCAGTATTTGATTAAATCAAAAGAAGCACTAAAAGAAATGAGTGAGCATATTGTTGAAAAAGGTAAAGAAAATTATAATGATATTATTGAATTGATAAGTTGA
- a CDS encoding BhlA/UviB family holin-like peptide: MDLTSIPIEQFVSNGVFATLFVWLLIDTRKESKEREQKLLEQIEKQNEAQERIVQAIERIEKKIEKMEVSMNG, from the coding sequence ATGGATTTAACTTCTATTCCAATTGAACAATTTGTCTCAAACGGTGTATTTGCTACTCTTTTCGTTTGGTTGCTGATTGATACAAGAAAAGAATCAAAAGAACGTGAGCAGAAACTTCTTGAACAAATCGAAAAACAAAATGAAGCACAAGAGCGTATCGTGCAGGCGATCGAACGAATTGAGAAGAAAATTGAAAAAATGGAGGTGTCAATGAATGGCTGA
- a CDS encoding helix-turn-helix domain-containing protein: MNIKLRDEYLLKRRKKGISQKELSQVLQCSQSLLSRYERGECGMKKEKVELYRRYIDQK, from the coding sequence ATGAACATCAAATTGCGTGATGAGTATTTGCTCAAACGCAGAAAAAAAGGAATTTCGCAAAAGGAATTATCACAAGTACTACAATGCTCGCAATCTCTCCTTTCGAGATACGAGAGGGGCGAATGTGGAATGAAGAAAGAGAAAGTAGAACTATATAGACGCTATATAGACCAAAAATAA
- a CDS encoding tyrosine-type recombinase/integrase — protein MMNFDKLIKEKKKGFYFRIDVGKDPVTGKRKQASFGPFRTKTEAKKELLKIKAQVDDGSYFKESTEDFPMFMERWFNTSYKRTVEITTAKSREYVIRNHIMKYFQHKKINEITTFDIDSFYVDKLDNGYSGAYIRQMHNLLNQAFDQAVRWSLVKVNPVKNAKPPKVKSEEKITWTVDEVNRFLNLIKNSSMEIPYLLAIFTGMRRGEVLGLKWDDVDFENKKIRIKRSLCFVSGKGLIFKEPKTKKSKRQISISQHVVDVLKKHKQKQEFQKEKLGVQYQDNNLIVCTDDGKPLDPRNLLRQFYRLIEEANVPRISFHDLRHTHATILMQQGENPKVVSERLGHSRVGITLDLYSHVSDDLQEQAAEKFENALLKQSQNPLVD, from the coding sequence ATGATGAACTTTGACAAGCTAATCAAGGAAAAGAAAAAAGGATTTTATTTTCGAATCGATGTAGGAAAAGATCCAGTTACCGGTAAGAGAAAGCAAGCAAGTTTCGGACCGTTTCGTACAAAGACTGAAGCGAAGAAAGAACTTCTTAAAATTAAAGCCCAAGTCGATGATGGAAGTTATTTTAAAGAAAGTACAGAAGATTTTCCAATGTTCATGGAGCGGTGGTTTAACACCTCTTACAAAAGAACAGTAGAAATAACTACCGCCAAAAGCAGAGAATATGTAATCAGAAATCATATTATGAAGTATTTTCAACATAAAAAAATTAATGAAATTACAACATTTGATATTGACAGTTTTTATGTAGACAAGTTAGACAACGGGTATTCAGGTGCATATATCCGACAAATGCATAATTTGCTCAATCAAGCATTTGATCAAGCTGTAAGATGGTCGTTGGTTAAAGTGAATCCTGTAAAGAATGCTAAACCACCCAAAGTGAAAAGTGAAGAAAAAATAACATGGACAGTAGATGAGGTAAATCGATTTCTGAATCTGATTAAAAATAGCTCTATGGAGATTCCTTACCTTCTTGCGATTTTCACAGGAATGCGACGTGGAGAAGTTTTAGGACTAAAATGGGATGACGTGGATTTTGAAAATAAGAAAATCCGCATCAAGCGCAGCTTATGCTTTGTCTCAGGCAAAGGACTAATTTTTAAAGAGCCTAAAACAAAAAAATCGAAAAGACAAATTTCGATTTCTCAACATGTTGTAGATGTATTAAAAAAACATAAACAAAAACAAGAATTTCAAAAGGAGAAATTGGGTGTTCAATACCAAGATAACAATTTAATTGTCTGCACTGATGACGGAAAACCTCTCGATCCACGAAACTTGTTACGACAATTTTATCGCTTGATCGAAGAAGCAAACGTACCGCGTATAAGCTTCCATGATTTGCGGCATACACATGCAACCATCTTAATGCAGCAAGGCGAAAATCCAAAAGTGGTTAGCGAACGGCTGGGACATTCTCGCGTCGGTATAACTTTAGATTTATACTCACATGTCAGTGACGATTTACAAGAGCAAGCGGCAGAGAAATTTGAAAACGCCCTCTTAAAACAAAGTCAGAACCCTTTAGTTGACTAA
- a CDS encoding PQQ-dependent sugar dehydrogenase yields MTKYPLIMISIIFLLTGCLKQEENSPQNVQQTNNNINMEIIAQDLSVPWAIDWDGTSFYISERTGFIVKITGDEKIRQNLHLEKKLSTAAEAGVLGFALHPEKKNYAFLYYTYEDENGQFNRVVEIREENNEWFEQKVLLDRIPSGNFHHGGRIKIGPDKKLYITTGDATDSMIAQDKTSLGGKILRMNLDGTIPDDNPYSSSLVYSYGHRNPQGLAWDETGQLYSSEHGSSAHDEINLIKPKGNYGWPLIQGDEMKDGMIAPLFHSGILTWAPSGIAYHNGILYVAQLRGEGVLAFDLKNKTYKQIVSNVGRVRDVFILGDHLFFVTNNTDGRGIPANHDDKLIKIPIPKAF; encoded by the coding sequence ATGACGAAATATCCTCTCATCATGATCAGCATCATTTTTCTTCTAACCGGCTGTCTAAAACAAGAAGAAAACAGCCCTCAAAATGTACAACAAACAAATAACAACATCAACATGGAAATTATTGCCCAAGATTTAAGTGTGCCATGGGCGATCGACTGGGACGGGACATCTTTTTATATTTCAGAGCGGACTGGCTTCATTGTGAAAATTACAGGCGATGAAAAAATTAGACAGAATCTACATTTAGAAAAGAAACTTTCAACAGCAGCTGAAGCTGGTGTATTAGGGTTTGCGCTTCATCCCGAGAAAAAGAATTACGCCTTTCTTTACTATACATATGAGGATGAAAACGGGCAATTCAATCGTGTTGTAGAAATACGGGAAGAAAATAATGAATGGTTTGAGCAAAAAGTTTTACTTGATCGAATTCCAAGCGGAAACTTTCATCATGGTGGAAGAATCAAAATCGGACCGGACAAAAAACTGTACATCACAACTGGGGATGCTACAGATTCGATGATTGCCCAAGACAAGACATCTCTTGGCGGAAAAATTTTACGAATGAATCTCGACGGCACCATACCGGACGATAATCCTTATTCCAGCTCCCTTGTCTATAGCTATGGACACCGCAACCCACAAGGCTTGGCATGGGATGAAACAGGCCAGCTTTATAGCTCTGAGCATGGCTCAAGTGCGCATGATGAAATTAATCTGATTAAACCGAAAGGAAACTATGGCTGGCCGCTTATTCAAGGAGATGAAATGAAAGACGGGATGATCGCACCATTGTTCCATTCTGGAATTCTTACTTGGGCGCCATCCGGAATTGCCTATCATAATGGGATTTTGTATGTTGCACAGTTGCGGGGAGAAGGTGTTTTAGCATTCGATTTAAAAAATAAAACATATAAACAAATCGTTTCCAACGTAGGCCGCGTGCGGGATGTATTCATATTGGGAGATCATTTATTTTTTGTCACAAACAACACGGATGGAAGAGGGATTCCAGCTAATCATGATGACAAATTAATCAAAATTCCAATTCCGAAAGCTTTTTGA
- a CDS encoding terminase large subunit domain-containing protein, producing MTKRLSKEEKIKIIMSDFKLFAKNFIKIIDNNGDTVPFVLNPEQEEFIKNMEKYNIILKGRQIGFTTLSLAYMLYSACTKPDTNYIIMTHHASVSKSLFVKLKKMYKNLPHDKYPNLFPKTLLNNREELYLDNGSRIIIATAQGEDAISGNSFQMIHLSEMAKYPADVQEEIIATCIPALAKNESSAIIIESTAFGYNTYQEMFMKAYRDKESVWKAHFYSWLAKAYQSQFKHTFDEAEVWFKTNNNGRRMTYDDLEHDEKVLRDKYGATYRQLMFRRYYIATNSLEKFRREFPTTPDEAFVESNKSIFDTNKIIERLQYVIPALETKEVYDVLPDALKPYLNKNLFIYHLPKQKIRHYAGVDVSSGQGGDYSTMSIFDVDGQQVASFFANDIPVYKFAEIVNELGRFYNYAFTAVERNSYGLPLLERLRKEYGYMNLLKQKVFDQKGKRKMQLGFQTTNVTKPIIINDMKEAFELGMINIECVRTLEEMKIYQEQKNGKMGNKKGKSNFDDLVISVAMAVQAMKQAKYYVDI from the coding sequence TTGACTAAAAGATTGAGTAAAGAAGAAAAAATAAAAATCATCATGAGTGATTTTAAACTCTTTGCAAAAAACTTCATTAAAATCATCGACAATAACGGTGATACTGTACCGTTTGTGTTGAATCCAGAGCAGGAAGAATTTATAAAGAATATGGAAAAATATAACATCATTTTAAAAGGACGACAGATCGGATTCACAACACTCTCTCTTGCATACATGTTATATAGTGCATGTACAAAGCCCGATACAAACTATATTATTATGACTCATCATGCTTCTGTTTCAAAGAGTTTATTTGTCAAATTGAAAAAGATGTATAAAAATCTTCCTCATGATAAGTATCCGAATTTATTTCCTAAAACACTGCTAAACAACCGAGAAGAATTGTATCTTGATAATGGATCACGAATCATCATCGCAACAGCGCAAGGAGAAGATGCAATTTCGGGAAACTCATTTCAAATGATACACCTTTCTGAAATGGCGAAGTATCCTGCTGATGTACAAGAAGAAATTATTGCGACATGTATTCCTGCGCTTGCAAAGAATGAATCTAGTGCAATCATTATTGAGTCAACTGCGTTCGGATATAACACATATCAAGAAATGTTCATGAAAGCATATCGTGATAAAGAAAGCGTTTGGAAGGCACATTTTTATTCGTGGCTTGCAAAAGCGTATCAATCACAATTTAAACATACATTTGATGAAGCAGAAGTGTGGTTTAAAACTAATAACAATGGGCGCAGAATGACGTATGATGACCTTGAACATGATGAGAAGGTTTTGCGTGACAAATACGGTGCTACATATCGACAATTAATGTTTCGTAGATATTATATAGCGACAAACAGTTTGGAAAAGTTTAGACGTGAATTCCCGACTACACCAGACGAGGCATTTGTGGAAAGCAATAAGTCAATCTTTGACACTAACAAAATTATCGAGCGTTTGCAATATGTTATTCCTGCACTTGAAACAAAAGAGGTTTATGATGTATTACCCGATGCTTTAAAGCCGTATTTAAACAAAAATCTTTTCATCTATCATTTACCTAAACAAAAAATTAGACACTATGCAGGCGTGGACGTGTCAAGTGGACAAGGTGGCGACTATTCAACGATGAGTATATTTGATGTAGACGGACAACAAGTCGCTTCATTCTTTGCAAATGACATTCCAGTTTATAAATTTGCAGAAATAGTAAATGAATTAGGGCGTTTTTATAATTACGCTTTTACAGCAGTTGAAAGAAACTCATATGGTTTACCTTTACTTGAACGCTTGCGTAAAGAATACGGTTATATGAATCTTCTTAAACAAAAAGTATTCGATCAAAAAGGAAAGCGTAAAATGCAATTAGGTTTCCAAACGACTAATGTTACGAAGCCGATAATTATAAACGATATGAAGGAAGCATTTGAATTAGGTATGATTAACATTGAATGTGTACGGACATTAGAGGAAATGAAGATATATCAAGAGCAAAAGAATGGAAAGATGGGTAACAAGAAAGGAAAATCAAATTTCGATGACCTTGTAATTAGTGTTGCTATGGCAGTACAAGCAATGAAACAGGCGAAATATTATGTTGATATTTGA
- a CDS encoding PD-(D/E)XK nuclease family protein — translation MNRPNLFSYGTSELSQDAFLCWLMDWANPQFSALDPNLHHIGKKFIEAIFKKHQQPVPTIENVSIIKQLDGLDILAVINDKYAILIEDKTYTNDHTNQLIRYCEAMKKRGYNYQLPIYYKIGNQSSFHTVETAGYKPFLRQDMLAILHEGYKLNIKDTIFNDYYQHLLSIDKAFNKYKTHPLNKWEELSWQGFYSELQKKGILGDWDYVSNPRGGFYGFWWNWGGNDECRQYLQLEQEKLCFKIEVSNKEKRSQLRSTWCQKILEKSRDFQLPVKRPSRFGNGKLF, via the coding sequence ATGAATAGACCGAATTTATTTTCCTATGGAACAAGTGAACTATCACAAGATGCTTTTTTATGCTGGTTAATGGATTGGGCAAATCCTCAATTTTCCGCCTTAGATCCCAATCTGCATCACATTGGAAAAAAGTTTATTGAAGCTATATTTAAAAAGCATCAGCAACCGGTTCCGACAATTGAAAATGTTTCAATTATAAAACAACTGGATGGTTTAGATATATTAGCTGTAATAAATGATAAGTATGCTATTTTAATTGAAGATAAAACATATACCAACGATCACACCAATCAACTCATTCGATATTGTGAAGCCATGAAAAAACGCGGATATAACTATCAACTCCCTATTTATTATAAAATAGGAAATCAGAGTAGTTTTCATACGGTTGAAACAGCAGGGTATAAGCCGTTTCTAAGGCAAGATATGCTAGCTATTTTACACGAAGGATATAAATTAAATATTAAAGATACAATATTCAATGATTACTACCAACACCTGTTATCAATCGATAAAGCTTTCAACAAATATAAAACTCACCCTTTAAATAAATGGGAAGAACTTTCGTGGCAAGGATTTTATAGTGAACTTCAAAAGAAGGGAATTTTAGGTGATTGGGATTATGTTTCTAATCCAAGAGGTGGTTTTTATGGATTTTGGTGGAATTGGGGAGGAAATGATGAGTGTCGTCAATACTTACAGTTAGAACAGGAAAAATTATGCTTTAAGATTGAAGTATCTAACAAAGAAAAGCGTTCACAACTTCGATCGACTTGGTGTCAAAAAATACTCGAAAAATCTAGAGATTTTCAGCTTCCTGTTAAACGACCTAGCCGGTTCGGTAACGGTAAATTATTCTAA
- a CDS encoding phage portal protein, producing MNLQQYIKEYHEGRSDWFIEEVQSVSNQQRVMNVLNLKDYLDGKHKILQKPNEKFAGKEYVPRKIVLNHALTLLNFQTSFLLQNPVTITGKERIVKEYQKVNRQGKYDRLNYRILDKMLKYGQVYEYVYLDKNTIKSKLIDASEGYPIYNHDNEMIAFVQAYMVDGIDYYVVYSDDVVETYNNKGGQLRMTGRYANLSGLPIVYKTTNEVNENEGKSELENWISILDSLEDLISKATDAYYKFITGIPVVTGQQLKGEGLPIDVIGVGLNLDDGATFEFVSNKFDSNAFDTLYETLLNALYTVAHLPAIAVGRTDISNVSTEAVRILYQLAMMKAGQNEQFMREGIEQRFEKIRKLLEYKGVTFSDDEFDSLGLVFQYALPSNDREIIENMKALREIGGLSLQTTLEQNPYVHDVQQELIRLKEENNTTYSSRFDN from the coding sequence ATGAATCTTCAACAATATATTAAAGAATACCATGAAGGGCGTTCTGATTGGTTTATTGAAGAAGTGCAGAGTGTATCGAATCAGCAACGTGTAATGAATGTATTAAACTTAAAAGATTATCTTGACGGAAAACATAAGATTCTTCAAAAGCCCAACGAAAAATTTGCAGGTAAGGAATATGTACCAAGAAAAATTGTGCTTAATCATGCTTTAACATTACTTAATTTCCAAACATCATTCTTGTTGCAAAATCCAGTAACAATAACAGGAAAAGAGCGCATTGTAAAAGAATATCAGAAAGTGAATCGTCAAGGGAAATATGATCGGTTGAATTATCGGATTTTAGATAAGATGTTGAAATATGGACAAGTGTATGAGTATGTTTATTTAGATAAGAATACAATTAAAAGTAAACTGATTGATGCAAGTGAAGGTTATCCTATCTATAATCACGATAATGAAATGATCGCATTTGTACAGGCATACATGGTGGATGGGATTGATTATTATGTTGTTTATAGTGATGATGTTGTCGAAACATATAACAACAAAGGCGGTCAATTAAGAATGACAGGGCGTTATGCGAATTTAAGTGGATTGCCTATTGTGTATAAAACAACAAATGAAGTAAATGAGAATGAAGGTAAAAGTGAACTTGAAAATTGGATAAGTATTCTTGATTCGCTTGAGGATTTAATCAGTAAAGCAACTGATGCATATTATAAGTTTATTACAGGTATTCCAGTAGTTACAGGACAACAATTGAAAGGCGAAGGATTGCCAATTGATGTTATTGGGGTAGGGCTTAATCTTGATGATGGAGCAACATTTGAATTTGTAAGTAATAAGTTTGATTCAAATGCGTTTGATACATTGTATGAAACATTGTTAAATGCTTTATATACAGTAGCACATTTGCCTGCGATTGCCGTTGGAAGAACAGATATAAGTAATGTGAGTACGGAAGCAGTTAGAATTTTGTATCAATTGGCAATGATGAAAGCAGGACAAAATGAACAATTTATGCGTGAAGGTATTGAGCAACGTTTTGAGAAGATACGAAAGTTATTAGAATACAAAGGCGTAACGTTTAGTGATGATGAATTTGATTCACTTGGATTAGTGTTCCAGTATGCGTTGCCTTCAAACGATAGAGAAATTATTGAAAACATGAAAGCATTGCGTGAAATAGGTGGATTGAGTTTGCAAACAACGCTCGAACAGAATCCGTATGTGCATGATGTTCAGCAAGAACTTATAAGATTAAAGGAAGAAAATAACACTACATATAGTAGTAGATTTGATAATTAG
- a CDS encoding tyrosine-type recombinase/integrase has product MLLKFAIQDFLDDRKFKNVTPKTIESYKNILKHFLDFCNENEILNVQDVTPNTIKKYLLHCQNKGNNSTTTNTKLQRIRAFFNYMIEIEVINKNPAEKIQRAKEDIKIDVFSDYHIKQMLNYYRRIKQREKAFYAYRDYSIIVTLLGTGLRLSELCSLKWVDVDFVNQTITVFGKSRKRETIPITEKLVKELSSYKLYCEQYFGAENLSEYVFTNRYNKQLTPNAVQNVFKRLAKIMNFKDVRLSSHTFRHTFCHRLAMSGMSAFAIQKLMRHQNINVTMRYVAMWGNDLREQNDKYNPLNNLDI; this is encoded by the coding sequence TTGTTGCTTAAATTTGCAATTCAAGATTTTTTAGATGATAGGAAATTTAAAAATGTTACTCCTAAAACTATCGAAAGTTACAAAAACATTTTAAAACATTTCCTAGATTTTTGTAATGAAAATGAAATATTAAATGTTCAAGATGTCACTCCGAACACGATCAAGAAATATTTACTTCATTGTCAAAACAAAGGAAACAACTCCACCACTACAAATACGAAACTTCAACGAATTAGAGCATTTTTCAATTACATGATTGAAATTGAAGTAATTAATAAAAATCCAGCCGAAAAAATTCAACGAGCAAAAGAAGATATTAAAATTGACGTTTTTTCTGATTATCACATTAAGCAAATGCTGAACTATTATAGACGAATTAAACAAAGAGAAAAAGCGTTCTATGCTTATCGTGATTATTCGATCATCGTTACTTTACTTGGCACAGGTTTAAGATTAAGTGAATTATGCTCTTTAAAATGGGTAGATGTTGATTTTGTCAATCAAACTATCACGGTTTTCGGCAAAAGTCGTAAACGTGAAACGATTCCAATAACTGAAAAATTGGTTAAAGAATTATCATCTTACAAATTGTATTGTGAGCAATATTTCGGTGCTGAAAATTTAAGTGAATATGTTTTTACAAATAGATACAATAAACAACTCACACCGAACGCAGTACAGAATGTTTTTAAGCGTCTAGCAAAGATCATGAATTTCAAAGATGTACGTCTATCGTCTCATACGTTTCGGCACACATTTTGTCACAGATTAGCCATGTCGGGCATGTCGGCATTTGCTATTCAGAAACTCATGCGCCACCAGAATATCAACGTCACAATGCGCTATGTCGCAATGTGGGGTAATGATTTAAGAGAACAAAATGATAAATATAATCCACTCAACAATTTAGATATTTAA